From a region of the Bacteroidota bacterium genome:
- a CDS encoding DUF2200 domain-containing protein: protein MKITPEHNERMAKMTFASVYPHYITKVECKGRTKEELHQVIEWLTGFDNKKLQELIDEKVTFETFFKSANLNLNAHLIKGVICGYRIEEIENIITKQIRYLDKLVDELAKGKKMEKILRNG, encoded by the coding sequence ATGAAAATAACACCTGAACACAATGAGCGAATGGCAAAAATGACATTTGCCTCTGTATATCCGCATTACATCACAAAAGTTGAGTGTAAAGGCAGGACAAAAGAAGAATTACATCAAGTAATAGAATGGCTGACCGGTTTTGACAACAAAAAACTACAAGAACTGATTGATGAGAAAGTGACTTTTGAAACTTTTTTTAAGAGCGCAAATTTGAACTTAAATGCTCACCTGATCAAAGGTGTAATTTGTGGTTATCGGATAGAAGAAATTGAAAATATTATAACGAAACAAATAAGGTATTTGGACAAATTGGTGGACGAATTGGCAAAAGGCAAGAAGATGGAAAAGATATTGAGAAACGGGTAA
- a CDS encoding NAD(P)H-dependent oxidoreductase, whose amino-acid sequence METKTLIILSSLRKDSNTKLLTQKLFSGIDSETIDLLDFKISHYDYQGHYSETDQFLEVIEKVLLFETIVFATPVYWYSMSGLLKVFFDRLTDIVTTEKHIGRNLKGKNIFLVSVGTDLTLPEGFETPFRLTSDYLEMNFIETYYCPTKDLQDNLTNQNKFIKIIKSTNR is encoded by the coding sequence GGAAACAAAAACATTAATAATCTTAAGCAGTTTACGGAAAGACAGCAATACTAAACTGTTGACACAAAAACTTTTTTCGGGTATTGACTCAGAAACAATAGACCTTCTTGACTTTAAAATATCGCACTATGATTATCAGGGCCACTACTCAGAGACAGACCAATTTTTAGAAGTCATAGAAAAGGTTCTGCTGTTTGAAACAATAGTATTTGCAACTCCAGTTTATTGGTATTCAATGAGTGGGCTTTTAAAAGTGTTCTTCGACCGCCTGACAGATATTGTAACAACCGAAAAACATATAGGACGCAACTTAAAAGGCAAGAACATCTTTTTAGTTTCTGTAGGTACTGACCTAACATTACCAGAGGGTTTTGAGACACCTTTTCGATTAACTTCTGACTATCTTGAGATGAATTTTATTGAAACTTATTATTGCCCAACAAAAGACTTACAAGACAACTTAACTAACCAGAATAAATTTATAAAAATTATTAAAAGTACAAATCGCTGA